A stretch of the Archangium violaceum genome encodes the following:
- the hutU gene encoding urocanate hydratase: protein MSRTIRAPRGTALSCKGWVQEAALRMLMNNLDPDVAERPEDLVVYGGIGKAARDWPSFDRIVDSLRRLTDEETLLVQSGKPVGILRTHPDAPRVLIANSNLVGRWANWDHFFELEKKGLMMYGQMTAGSWIYIGTQGILQGTYETFAQAGRVHFGSDDLSGRLVLSGGLGGMGGAQPLAATMNNAVFLGVEIDPHRAQRRVETRYLDVVAKDIDEAISLAKEAQQKRVGRSIGIIGNAAQVFRELYRRGLKPDLVTDQTSAHDPLNGYIPADLSLEAAAELRQRDPKGYIEKAQKSMAMQVEAMLDFARAGSHVFDYGNNIRAQAQLAGLENAFDFPGFVPAYIRPMFCEGLGPFRWVALSGDPEDIRRTDEAVLELFPQKESLRRWLKMARERVAFQGLPARICWLGYGERAKAGLRFNEMVRKGEVKAPIVIGRDHLDCGSVASPNRETESMRDGTDAVADWPILNALVNAVNGASWVSFHHGGGVGMGYSLHSGQVIVADGTPEAARRIERVLTSDPGMGVLRHADAGYPEAVEVARTRGVRIPGITE from the coding sequence ATGTCCCGTACCATTCGTGCCCCCCGCGGAACCGCCCTGTCCTGTAAGGGCTGGGTCCAGGAAGCCGCCCTCCGGATGTTGATGAACAACCTGGATCCGGACGTGGCCGAGCGCCCCGAGGATCTCGTCGTCTACGGCGGCATCGGCAAGGCCGCCCGCGACTGGCCGTCGTTCGATCGCATCGTCGACAGCCTGCGCCGCCTCACCGACGAGGAGACGCTCCTGGTCCAGTCAGGCAAGCCCGTGGGCATCCTCCGCACCCACCCGGACGCCCCTCGCGTTCTCATCGCCAACTCCAACCTCGTGGGCCGCTGGGCCAACTGGGACCACTTCTTCGAGCTCGAGAAGAAGGGCCTGATGATGTACGGCCAGATGACGGCCGGCTCGTGGATCTACATCGGCACCCAGGGCATCCTCCAGGGCACCTACGAGACCTTCGCCCAGGCCGGCCGCGTCCACTTCGGCTCGGATGACCTGTCCGGCCGGCTCGTCCTCTCCGGTGGCCTCGGCGGCATGGGCGGCGCCCAGCCCCTGGCCGCCACCATGAACAACGCAGTCTTCCTCGGCGTGGAGATCGACCCGCACCGCGCCCAGCGCCGCGTGGAGACGCGCTACCTGGATGTCGTCGCGAAGGATATCGACGAGGCCATCTCCCTGGCCAAGGAGGCCCAGCAGAAGCGCGTGGGCCGCTCCATCGGCATCATCGGCAACGCCGCCCAGGTGTTCCGCGAGCTGTACCGCCGGGGCCTCAAGCCGGACCTGGTCACCGACCAGACGAGCGCGCATGATCCGCTCAACGGATACATCCCCGCGGATCTGTCGCTCGAGGCGGCGGCCGAGCTGCGCCAGCGCGACCCGAAGGGCTACATCGAGAAGGCCCAGAAGTCGATGGCCATGCAGGTGGAGGCGATGCTGGACTTCGCGCGCGCCGGCAGCCACGTCTTCGACTACGGCAACAACATCCGCGCCCAGGCGCAGCTCGCCGGGCTGGAGAACGCCTTCGACTTCCCCGGATTCGTCCCGGCCTACATCCGGCCCATGTTCTGCGAGGGACTCGGGCCCTTCCGCTGGGTGGCCCTCTCCGGAGACCCCGAGGACATCCGCCGCACGGACGAGGCCGTGCTGGAGCTCTTCCCCCAGAAGGAGTCGCTGCGCCGGTGGCTCAAGATGGCGCGAGAGCGCGTGGCCTTCCAGGGTCTGCCCGCGCGCATCTGCTGGCTGGGCTACGGAGAGCGCGCCAAGGCGGGCCTGCGCTTCAACGAGATGGTGCGCAAGGGCGAGGTGAAGGCCCCCATCGTCATCGGGCGTGATCACCTGGACTGCGGCTCGGTGGCCTCGCCCAACCGCGAGACGGAGTCCATGCGCGATGGCACGGACGCGGTGGCCGACTGGCCCATCCTCAACGCGCTCGTCAACGCGGTGAACGGCGCGTCCTGGGTGTCCTTCCACCATGGCGGCGGCGTGGGCATGGGCTACTCGCTGCACTCCGGCCAGGTCATCGTCGCCGACGGCACCCCCGAGGCCGCGCGCCGCATCGAGCGCGTGCTCACCTCGGACCCTGGCATGGGCGTGCTGCGCCATGCCGACGCTGGTTACCCCGAGGCCGTCGAGGTCGCCCGGACCCGCGGCGTGCGCATCCCCGGCATCACCGAGTGA
- the argG gene encoding argininosuccinate synthase → MSRIYRSLPPAGTRIGLAFSGGLDTRAAVAWMSRKGLEVYAYTADLAQPDEKNPADIPPVAMQHGAKQARLVDCREAMVREGLVAIQCGAFHLSVGGKKYFNTTPLGRAVTTTAIVRAMREDDVHVFGDGSTHKGNDIQRFYRYGILVDPELRIYKPWLDQEFVNAFGGRKEMSEYLISIGLSYKMGTEKAYSTDANVLGATHEAKDLEHLDKGMNIVEPIMGVAHWRPEVDIRPERVTVEFAQGLPVSINGKRFPSIFELFLECNRIGGRHGLGMSDQLENRVIDAKSRGIYEAPGMALLHIVYERLLSAIHNESTTDLYFTLGRRLGRFLYEGKWFDPEALMLKDSLTRWVAPSITGSVTLELRRGDDYTLLDTQAEHMAYDPSKLSMEKVASAFTPEDRIGALEMQNLSVGDNRGLLLHHLSSIRRLAGGTTGTGISQLLGDGEEE, encoded by the coding sequence ATGAGCCGCATCTACCGTTCGCTTCCCCCCGCTGGTACCCGTATCGGTCTCGCCTTCTCGGGTGGTCTCGACACCCGCGCCGCCGTCGCCTGGATGTCGCGCAAGGGTCTCGAGGTGTACGCCTACACCGCCGACCTCGCCCAGCCCGACGAGAAGAACCCCGCTGACATTCCCCCCGTGGCCATGCAGCACGGCGCGAAGCAGGCCCGGCTCGTGGACTGCCGAGAGGCCATGGTTCGCGAGGGCCTCGTCGCCATCCAGTGCGGCGCCTTCCACCTGTCCGTGGGTGGCAAGAAGTACTTCAACACCACGCCGCTCGGCCGCGCCGTCACCACCACCGCCATCGTCCGCGCCATGCGCGAGGACGACGTGCACGTCTTCGGCGACGGCAGCACCCACAAGGGCAACGACATCCAGCGCTTCTACCGCTACGGCATCCTCGTCGACCCGGAGCTGCGCATCTACAAGCCCTGGTTGGATCAGGAGTTCGTCAACGCCTTCGGTGGCCGCAAGGAGATGAGCGAGTACCTGATCTCCATCGGCCTGTCCTACAAGATGGGCACCGAGAAGGCCTACTCCACCGACGCCAACGTGCTCGGCGCCACGCACGAGGCCAAGGACCTCGAGCACCTGGACAAGGGCATGAACATCGTGGAGCCCATCATGGGCGTGGCCCACTGGCGCCCCGAGGTGGACATCCGCCCCGAGCGCGTCACCGTGGAGTTCGCCCAGGGCCTGCCCGTCTCCATCAACGGCAAGCGCTTCCCGTCCATCTTCGAGCTCTTCCTGGAGTGCAACCGCATCGGCGGGCGGCATGGCCTGGGCATGAGCGATCAGCTCGAGAACCGCGTCATCGACGCCAAGAGCCGCGGCATCTACGAGGCCCCCGGCATGGCGCTGCTGCACATCGTCTACGAGCGCCTGCTGTCGGCCATCCACAACGAGTCCACCACGGACCTCTACTTCACCCTGGGCCGCCGCCTCGGCCGCTTCCTCTATGAGGGCAAGTGGTTCGACCCCGAGGCCCTCATGCTCAAGGACTCGCTCACCCGGTGGGTGGCTCCCAGCATCACCGGCAGCGTCACCCTGGAGCTGCGCCGCGGCGACGACTACACCCTGCTCGACACCCAGGCCGAGCACATGGCCTACGATCCGAGCAAGCTCTCCATGGAGAAGGTCGCCAGCGCCTTCACCCCGGAGGACCGCATCGGTGCCCTGGAGATGCAGAACCTCTCCGTGGGCGACAACCGCGGCCTGCTGCTGCACCACCTCTCCAGCATCCGCCGCCTCGCGGGCGGCACCACCGGCACCGGCATCTCGCAGTTGCTGGGTGACGGCGAGGAGGAGTGA